A region of Lycium barbarum isolate Lr01 chromosome 3, ASM1917538v2, whole genome shotgun sequence DNA encodes the following proteins:
- the LOC132631040 gene encoding uncharacterized protein LOC132631040, with protein sequence MIYDAAGPEIMDDSSGKFQHGDASEPTSKNFKLLEDAAQQLYPGSETFSKLSLIVELFQIKCLLGISDKATNSILKLIKRALPSGESLPETFYGAKQLIRNLGLRYEKIHACENDCMLFWKHNAKAESCSVCGESRWKSVEGQKTNGGPQGKTKNKVPRKVLRYFPLKPRLQRLFMSSEIASDMTWHHDQHLKDGVLRHPADSEAWKHFDTSNPRFSRDPRNVRLGLESNGINPFGNLSVCHSTWPVIITVYNLPPWMCMKPPYGFLSLLIPGPKAPGNDIDVYLEPLVDELRELWYYGVDTYDASRRENFCMRAALLWTINDFPAYAYLSGWSTKGALACPSCNKETPSTRLKYGRKFSYMDARRFLSSNHKWRRNKRDFNGEVEKRSAPKALSGDDVLNQLSSLEDVTFGKTQKKQKYEKSKGIHNWRKKSIFFKLPYWKNNLIRHNLDVMHIEKNVCDNIIGTLLDIEGKAKDNLNARRDLKEMGIRKDLHATQKDGKWYYPAACYSLSPDEKSTVCKFLKMVKVPDGYSSNVSRWVKLKDRKVYGMKSHDSHILLEQLLPLAIRGVVPNNVMMLSPS encoded by the coding sequence ATGATTTACGATGCTGCTGGCCCTGAAATCATGGATGATTCCAGTGGGAAGTTTCAACATGGTGATGCTTCGGAGCctacttcaaaaaatttcaaaTTATTGGAGGATGCTGCACAACAACTTTATCCTGGTTCTGAGACATTCTCCAAGCTATCACTGATTGTGGAACTATTCCAAATCAAGTGTCTTTTGGGGATAAGTGATAAAGCAACTAATAGCATACTGAAGTTAATTAAGCGAGCACTTCCTTCTGGTGAAAGTTTACCAGAGACATTCTATGGAGCAAAACAATTGATTAGAAATTTAGGCCTTCGTTATGAAAAAATACATGCTTGCGAGAATGACTGCATGTTATTCTGGAAACATAATGCAAAAGCTGAATCTTGCTCGGTTTGTGGTGAATCTAGGTGGAAATCCGTTGAAGGTCAAAAAACTAATGGCGGTCCTCAAGGAAAGACCAAGAACAAAGTTCCTCGAAAAGTTTTACGTTACTTCCCCTTGAAACCAAGATTGCAAAGGTTGTTTATGTCATCAGAAATTGCTTCAGACATGACATGGCATCATGATCAGCATTTGAAAGATGGGGTTCTTAGACATCCAGCAGACTCAGAGGCGTGGAAACATTTCGATACATCTAATCCAAGATTTTCTAGAGATCCTCGTAATGTTAGACTTGGATTAGAATCTAACGGGATAAATCCTTTTGGTAACTTAAGTGTTTGTCATAGCACTTGGCCAGTGATTATTACTGTATATAACTTACCCCCTTGGATGTGCATGAAGCCACCATATGGCTTCTTGTCTTTGTTGATACCTGGCCCTAAAGCTCCTGGAAATGATATCGATGTGTACTTAGAACCATTGGTAGACGAGTTGCGAGAGTTATGGTATTATGGAGTCGATACATATGATGCTTCGAGAAGAGAGAATTTTTGTATGCGGGCAGCACTCTTATGGACTATAAATGATTTTCCAGCTTATGCCTACTTGTCTGGATGGAGTACGAAGGGAGCTTTGGCTTGTCCTTCATGCAACAAAGAGACTCCTTCTACTCGATTAAAGTATGGTCGTAAGTTTTCTTACATGGATGCTCGTAGGTTTCTATCATCTAATCATAAATGGCGGCGGAATAAACGTGATTTTAATGGAGAAGTAGAAAAACGATCTGCTCCTAAAGCTCTCTCTGGAGATGATGTTTTAAACCAGTTGTCCAGTTTGGAAGACGTGACATTTGGTAAGacccaaaaaaaacaaaaatacgAAAAAAGTAAAGGGATTCATAACTGGAGGAAGAAAAGCATTTTTTTCAAACTTCCTTACTGGAAAAATAATTTAATACGCCACAATTTAGATGtgatgcatattgaaaaaaatgTTTGTGATAATATCATTGGGACATTATTAGATATAGAAGGAAAGGCAAAAGATAATCTGAATGCTCGTCGTGATTTGAAGGAAATGGGTATAAGGAAAGATTTGCACGCAACTCAAAAGGATGGAAAATGGTATTATCCAGCAGCATGCTATTCTTTATCACCAGATGAGAAGTCTACAGTATGCAAGTTCTTGAAAATGGTTAAGGTTCCAGATGGTTATTCTTCCAATGTATCACGGTGGGTGAAGTTAAAGGATCGTAAAGTTTATGGAATGAAGAGTCACGATTCTCATATTCTGTTGGAACAGTTGCTTCCTCTTGCGATTCGCGGAGTCGTGCCAAACAATGTCATGATGCTATCACCGAGTTAA